One stretch of Leptospira mtsangambouensis DNA includes these proteins:
- a CDS encoding RecQ family ATP-dependent DNA helicase, translating to MENLIVDPFGFAEILRVTLDLRSELKTKFGFSEFRPGQEEAIRSVLTGQDTLAILPTGAGKSLIYQLPAAIQKDKLTLVISPLIALMKDQTESLLAKGISAAFCNSTQDEVEQMTILAKSVKGEIRVLLVSPERALSNGFLRIFRELDLFALVVDEAHCVSQWGHDFRPEYRQIHILRERHPRPNFPILALTATATTKVQTDVQDALGMKSPKVVLSTFYRPNLKFSVEYPAAERDKVDRLIELLEPWKDGRKFPGRAIVYCATRKKTDEVYDLLKDFGFSVGKYHAGRTDGIRERTQNAYTSGKVPILVATNAFGMGMDQPDVRLVVHYQVPASLEAYYQEAGRAGRDGHGSECVLFFKAGDVATQAFMLSKETNFKGGDTLLKYIKEYAGKEECRQVQLCSYFGETISPCGNCDICTEVGSNLHRSHFLKTEAAKVQKKNEKREYPLSEWEEETIQNFLKEHPAVFGKTIIAKTLVGKRTKDVLRYRMERNPFHGKLDGIPEEAVVAKLETWVEEKKVLVAGAKYPKLYLPNFVKTKSRTSPSNSDNTNSSQSKLKKPPTLNSQILKELMNYRDRKARQLKWKKFMVFQNPVLKRIAERKPKNLSELEATKGVGPAKVERFGNDIIEILSKWD from the coding sequence ATGGAGAATCTTATCGTTGACCCTTTCGGATTTGCAGAAATCTTGAGAGTTACCTTGGATCTACGTTCGGAACTCAAAACCAAATTCGGTTTTTCGGAATTTCGCCCGGGCCAAGAAGAGGCCATTCGTTCTGTGTTAACAGGACAAGATACCTTAGCCATTTTACCAACTGGTGCGGGAAAGTCCCTCATCTACCAACTCCCGGCAGCCATCCAGAAAGATAAACTAACCCTTGTTATCTCCCCTCTCATTGCGCTGATGAAAGACCAAACCGAGAGTTTACTTGCCAAAGGAATTTCTGCTGCTTTTTGTAATTCCACACAAGATGAAGTCGAACAAATGACCATCCTTGCCAAATCCGTAAAAGGAGAAATTCGAGTCCTTTTGGTTTCACCAGAAAGAGCACTCTCCAATGGATTCCTTCGTATCTTTCGGGAACTCGACTTATTTGCACTTGTTGTAGATGAAGCGCATTGTGTATCCCAATGGGGACATGACTTTCGTCCCGAATACCGCCAAATCCATATTTTGCGGGAACGCCACCCTCGTCCCAATTTTCCGATTCTTGCCCTGACGGCAACTGCTACGACAAAAGTCCAAACAGATGTCCAAGACGCACTGGGAATGAAATCACCAAAAGTGGTTCTTTCCACTTTTTATAGACCTAATTTAAAATTCAGTGTAGAATATCCGGCTGCCGAAAGGGACAAAGTCGACAGACTCATTGAACTTTTGGAACCTTGGAAAGATGGAAGAAAATTTCCGGGTCGGGCCATTGTTTACTGTGCCACAAGAAAAAAAACCGACGAAGTGTATGATCTTTTAAAAGACTTTGGATTCTCTGTGGGAAAATACCATGCCGGCAGAACCGATGGAATCCGCGAACGAACTCAGAATGCTTATACTTCCGGAAAAGTTCCTATTCTTGTGGCTACCAATGCTTTTGGAATGGGCATGGACCAACCTGATGTTCGTTTGGTGGTGCATTACCAAGTGCCAGCTTCTCTCGAAGCTTATTACCAAGAAGCAGGCCGTGCGGGACGAGATGGGCATGGTTCGGAATGTGTTTTGTTTTTTAAAGCAGGTGATGTGGCAACACAAGCTTTTATGTTATCGAAAGAAACCAACTTCAAAGGTGGTGACACTCTTCTCAAATACATTAAAGAGTATGCAGGCAAAGAGGAATGTAGGCAAGTCCAACTTTGTTCTTATTTTGGTGAAACCATTTCTCCTTGTGGAAATTGCGATATTTGTACTGAAGTTGGCTCCAACCTCCATCGATCCCATTTTTTAAAAACAGAAGCCGCCAAAGTCCAAAAGAAAAATGAAAAAAGGGAATACCCACTTTCGGAATGGGAAGAAGAAACCATTCAAAATTTTTTAAAAGAACATCCTGCTGTATTTGGAAAAACCATCATTGCCAAAACTCTTGTTGGCAAACGCACAAAAGATGTGCTTCGGTATCGAATGGAACGCAATCCTTTCCATGGAAAATTGGATGGAATTCCGGAAGAAGCAGTTGTTGCAAAACTCGAAACCTGGGTGGAAGAAAAAAAAGTTTTAGTAGCAGGGGCCAAATACCCAAAACTTTATTTACCCAATTTTGTTAAAACAAAATCAAGAACCTCACCATCTAACTCTGACAATACGAATTCTTCTCAGTCAAAACTAAAAAAACCACCCACTCTCAATTCACAAATTTTAAAAGAACTGATGAATTACCGCGATCGGAAAGCAAGACAACTCAAGTGGAAAAAGTTTATGGTATTTCAAAATCCTGTTCTCAAACGAATTGCGGAAAGAAAACCAAAAAACCTTTCGGAGCTCGAAGCCACAAAGGGTGTGGGCCCGGCCAAGGTGGAACGATTTGGAAATGATATCATTGAAATCCTTTCCAAATGGGACTAA
- a CDS encoding sensor domain-containing protein, with product MQNEPLGSKILSGLTVKSLLAEYPNSFQVLDWEGNFISVTERFARFLEFEPKEIVGKSIVDFAHEDDKENTKYTFDSLGENPNIVNFENRLVTHSNEEVWIIWLLIPLRESKIILGFDRDVTIQKDISFEFLLQQQKYKSIFDNLPMGIAITDEKGKIVETNKTARTYFNIQDGELLNRTLNIRKYTLIQPNGNKIYPRNSSLMRALRHKEVIRNMEIGLIKEEKITWFDILATPIPLENFGLAVAFLDITQRRHAEEKIAYLAFFDQLTNLPNRNSLIDKLFPIFEEARRHGNLVGILAIDLDNFKIINDSRGHEFGDKIIKLVAYRIRESIRVYDLISRQGGDEFTVVLPDLSNERDAAVISESILDAMTHPFVIDGERIFVNISIGIALYPTDGKDSNTLLKNADSALNLAKSQGKNCYVFFTEELQTVVAERLEIENRMRIAIIENQFTLMYQPKIDLYTKKPVGVEALIRWRHPERGLISPNVFIPISEETGMIFAIGEWVIKSAIQTMRYWKDQGINDVSMAVNISTKQFKHERLISTIAENLKLFKVDPHDLEVELTESSVMENADAAVRTMQEIRKLGAKIAIDDFGTGYSSLGYLKKLPISSLKIDRSFVSEITSDKDSKTIIHAVSNLAHNLGLSVVAEGAETEEQVRLLAESGVDLIQGFYFAKPLSSEECLHFLKTELGISD from the coding sequence ATGCAAAATGAGCCATTAGGCAGTAAAATTCTCTCTGGTCTCACCGTTAAGTCACTCCTTGCGGAATATCCGAATAGTTTTCAAGTTTTAGATTGGGAAGGAAATTTTATTTCTGTTACCGAACGATTTGCTAGGTTTTTAGAATTTGAACCGAAAGAGATTGTTGGTAAATCCATTGTTGATTTTGCCCACGAAGACGACAAAGAGAACACAAAGTACACCTTTGATAGTTTAGGTGAAAATCCAAATATTGTAAATTTCGAAAACCGCTTAGTCACCCACTCAAACGAAGAAGTGTGGATCATTTGGTTACTCATTCCTTTACGTGAATCAAAAATTATTCTTGGATTCGATAGAGACGTTACCATCCAAAAGGACATTTCGTTCGAATTCCTCCTCCAACAACAGAAGTATAAATCTATTTTTGACAACCTTCCCATGGGAATTGCCATCACCGATGAAAAAGGGAAAATTGTTGAGACAAATAAAACAGCAAGAACCTATTTCAATATCCAAGATGGTGAACTTTTAAATCGTACTTTAAACATACGTAAATACACTCTCATTCAGCCGAATGGAAATAAAATTTATCCAAGAAATTCCAGTTTGATGCGTGCGTTGCGACACAAAGAAGTGATTCGTAATATGGAGATTGGTCTAATCAAAGAAGAAAAAATTACTTGGTTTGATATTTTAGCAACACCGATTCCTCTCGAAAACTTTGGCCTTGCCGTTGCATTTCTTGACATCACCCAAAGAAGACATGCAGAAGAAAAAATTGCATACTTAGCTTTTTTTGACCAACTCACCAATCTTCCCAACAGAAACTCTTTGATTGATAAACTTTTTCCAATCTTTGAAGAAGCAAGAAGGCATGGAAATCTTGTAGGTATCCTTGCCATTGATTTAGATAATTTTAAAATCATCAATGATTCTCGTGGCCATGAATTTGGTGATAAAATTATAAAACTCGTTGCGTATCGAATCAGAGAAAGTATCAGAGTATATGATTTGATCAGTAGACAAGGTGGCGATGAATTCACAGTTGTCTTGCCCGACTTATCTAACGAAAGAGATGCAGCAGTTATTTCCGAATCCATTTTAGATGCTATGACTCATCCTTTTGTCATCGATGGGGAAAGAATTTTTGTAAACATATCGATTGGGATCGCACTTTATCCTACAGATGGAAAAGATTCCAACACACTTCTAAAAAATGCAGACAGTGCTCTCAACCTAGCAAAATCCCAAGGGAAAAACTGTTATGTATTTTTTACAGAAGAACTACAAACTGTTGTGGCAGAAAGATTGGAAATCGAAAACAGGATGCGGATTGCCATCATCGAAAATCAATTCACTTTGATGTACCAACCCAAAATCGATCTTTATACAAAAAAACCTGTGGGTGTTGAAGCCCTCATCCGTTGGCGTCATCCTGAACGTGGCCTTATTTCTCCCAATGTATTCATTCCCATCTCTGAAGAAACAGGAATGATTTTTGCGATTGGCGAATGGGTCATTAAATCAGCAATCCAAACCATGAGATATTGGAAAGACCAAGGGATTAATGATGTTTCGATGGCGGTCAATATTTCCACCAAACAGTTCAAACACGAAAGATTAATTTCTACCATTGCCGAAAACCTAAAACTATTCAAAGTGGATCCGCATGATTTGGAAGTGGAACTCACGGAAAGTTCAGTTATGGAAAATGCAGATGCTGCCGTCCGTACCATGCAAGAGATTCGAAAACTAGGGGCAAAAATTGCCATTGATGATTTTGGAACCGGATATAGTAGTTTGGGATATTTGAAAAAACTTCCAATCTCCTCTTTAAAAATTGATCGTTCTTTTGTATCTGAAATCACATCTGACAAAGATTCCAAAACTATCATCCATGCAGTTTCCAATCTAGCACATAACCTTGGTTTGAGTGTTGTGGCAGAAGGAGCAGAAACCGAGGAACAAGTCAGGTTACTTGCCGAAAGTGGAGTTGATCTCATCCAAGGTTTTTATTTCGCCAAACCGCTGAGTTCTGAGGAATGCCTTCATTTTCTGAAGACAGAACTTGGAATTTCGGATTGA
- a CDS encoding MBOAT family O-acyltransferase: MLFNTFVFLLFFLIVYAVFLGFGWFAGKQKWAYRAQNLWLLLASYFFYGWWEWFFLTLILVSTIIDYCAALLIEGTENQIRRRLYLSVSIFANLGLLFTMKYYDFFAVNLIDSWNQLALWMGSTAATDSHTYLLRNIILPVGISFYTFQTMSYTIDVFRKQIKAERDFFDFALFVNYFPQLVAGPIERAQDLLPQLKKPKFPTWDGVQKGLYDILLGYFMKVYVADNLATYVDQVFLAGKSLYTQNPDIIQAMDGSQVFAGGFLFLTQIYCDFAGYSFIALGVSRLLGVTLTVNFETPEFSKTPTEFWNRWHVTLNRWFRDYIYISLGGSKYGKFAQYRNLFIIFFLSGLWHGANWTFITWGCLQGVYTIIYLVAFAKKKDEKTDVAEITKPSLFEKIQSILSGTFSRVLIYSLVAFSGVGFRSYDAHMMFLYMKKILFVWDWDLNPNNNIKDMVGLFGEYFKIFLPLLIIDGISYFKKERYWVFLTHPIVQAFVLSFMGFLILTRGVFGKEVIYFAF, from the coding sequence ATGCTTTTTAATACCTTTGTCTTTTTGTTATTCTTTCTTATCGTGTATGCGGTCTTTTTGGGATTCGGTTGGTTTGCCGGAAAACAAAAATGGGCCTACCGCGCACAAAACCTTTGGTTACTCCTTGCATCTTACTTTTTTTACGGGTGGTGGGAGTGGTTTTTTCTCACTCTCATCCTTGTCAGTACCATCATTGACTATTGCGCTGCCCTATTGATTGAAGGTACGGAAAACCAAATCCGTCGTCGCCTTTACCTATCAGTTTCCATTTTTGCCAACTTGGGCCTTCTTTTTACAATGAAGTACTATGATTTTTTCGCAGTGAATCTTATCGATTCCTGGAACCAATTGGCATTGTGGATGGGTTCTACTGCGGCAACTGATTCCCATACTTATTTGTTAAGAAACATCATCCTTCCTGTGGGGATTAGTTTTTATACCTTCCAAACCATGTCTTATACAATCGATGTGTTCCGAAAACAAATCAAAGCGGAACGTGATTTTTTTGATTTTGCTTTGTTTGTGAATTATTTTCCACAACTTGTGGCAGGTCCCATCGAACGTGCCCAAGACCTTCTTCCCCAATTGAAAAAACCAAAATTCCCAACTTGGGATGGAGTGCAGAAGGGCTTGTATGATATCCTTCTTGGTTATTTTATGAAGGTCTATGTGGCCGATAACTTAGCCACTTACGTCGACCAAGTTTTCCTTGCCGGAAAATCTCTTTATACTCAAAATCCAGACATCATCCAAGCCATGGATGGATCCCAAGTGTTTGCTGGTGGGTTTTTATTTTTAACACAAATTTATTGTGACTTTGCTGGTTATTCTTTTATTGCTCTCGGTGTATCAAGACTTCTCGGAGTTACTCTTACCGTTAATTTTGAAACTCCAGAATTTTCCAAAACACCAACTGAGTTCTGGAATCGTTGGCATGTAACGCTGAACAGGTGGTTTCGCGATTATATTTATATTTCACTCGGTGGAAGTAAATATGGAAAGTTTGCTCAATACAGAAACTTATTCATCATTTTCTTTTTATCAGGGCTTTGGCATGGGGCAAATTGGACTTTTATCACTTGGGGTTGTTTGCAAGGTGTATATACGATCATTTACCTTGTGGCTTTTGCAAAAAAGAAAGATGAAAAAACCGATGTTGCAGAAATCACAAAACCTTCGTTATTTGAAAAAATCCAAAGTATACTTTCTGGAACTTTTTCCAGAGTATTAATTTATTCTCTCGTTGCTTTTAGTGGAGTAGGTTTTCGTTCCTATGATGCTCACATGATGTTTTTATATATGAAAAAGATTTTGTTTGTTTGGGATTGGGACTTAAATCCAAATAATAATATCAAAGACATGGTTGGCCTCTTTGGAGAATATTTTAAAATCTTTTTGCCACTTCTCATCATCGACGGAATCTCCTATTTTAAAAAAGAAAGATATTGGGTGTTTTTGACTCATCCAATCGTACAAGCATTTGTTTTATCTTTTATGGGATTTCTCATTCTCACTCGGGGAGTTTTTGGAAAGGAGGTAATTTATTTTGCGTTCTAA
- a CDS encoding amidohydrolase family protein, translated as MEKIAGKIVTHEREWEGTIEFDSNTGLITKVKDGIDPEARQFPEGTVIFPGFGDIHIHAREDVSGKHTYKEDFISAGNAAINGGVIHVADMPNNPVPPIDDESYTAKQALTKKAPIQITLYAGIGPHTKPLTKKVPYKVFMGPSIGELFFHDNASLEEVIKHYVGQDISFHCEDPEILVANQSQPTHEKRRPKEAETVATDFALYLIEKYNLKGKLCHYSTKDGLSKIIAAKKRGVNVTCEVTPTHLMFDTDMLTETNHKWFQMNPPLRGKEDREAMVKGILDGHIDYLATDHAPHSIEEKQKGTSGISQLDTYGLFVTYMILKLNIPMTTIAKICSKNPGEFVAPYLPEAFGKGVGILNQGYAANFSVLNLKKPVEFKKSMVKSKSGWSPFEGFQFPGSIEAVYFLGKEIHAK; from the coding sequence ATGGAAAAAATTGCAGGGAAGATCGTAACTCACGAAAGAGAATGGGAAGGTACAATTGAATTCGATTCAAATACCGGACTCATCACAAAAGTGAAAGATGGAATTGATCCAGAAGCTCGCCAATTTCCCGAAGGTACAGTGATTTTTCCTGGTTTTGGAGATATCCACATTCATGCGAGAGAAGATGTTAGTGGAAAACATACTTACAAAGAAGATTTTATTTCTGCGGGGAATGCAGCCATCAATGGTGGAGTGATCCATGTGGCAGATATGCCAAACAATCCAGTTCCTCCCATTGACGATGAATCTTATACCGCCAAACAAGCGCTCACCAAAAAAGCACCCATTCAGATCACATTGTATGCAGGGATTGGACCTCATACCAAACCTCTAACAAAAAAAGTTCCCTATAAAGTGTTTATGGGACCATCCATTGGCGAATTGTTTTTTCATGACAATGCTTCATTAGAAGAAGTGATCAAACATTACGTAGGCCAAGACATTAGTTTTCACTGTGAAGACCCAGAGATTCTAGTAGCCAACCAATCACAACCGACACACGAAAAAAGACGTCCCAAGGAAGCAGAAACAGTCGCGACGGATTTTGCTTTGTATTTAATCGAAAAATACAATCTCAAAGGAAAACTCTGTCACTATTCCACAAAAGATGGTCTTTCAAAAATCATCGCAGCCAAAAAAAGAGGAGTGAACGTGACTTGTGAAGTCACTCCGACACATTTGATGTTTGATACGGATATGTTAACAGAAACCAATCACAAATGGTTTCAAATGAACCCACCTCTTCGTGGCAAAGAAGACCGCGAAGCGATGGTCAAAGGGATTTTAGATGGACATATCGATTATTTAGCGACAGACCACGCACCCCACTCCATAGAAGAAAAACAAAAAGGGACAAGTGGGATCTCACAACTGGATACTTATGGGTTATTTGTCACCTATATGATACTCAAACTAAACATTCCAATGACTACCATTGCAAAAATCTGCTCTAAAAACCCTGGAGAGTTTGTAGCACCCTATTTACCGGAAGCATTTGGAAAAGGGGTTGGAATTCTTAATCAAGGTTATGCGGCAAATTTTTCTGTCTTAAATTTAAAAAAACCAGTTGAATTTAAAAAATCAATGGTTAAAAGTAAGTCCGGCTGGTCACCCTTTGAGGGATTCCAATTTCCTGGATCCATCGAAGCAGTTTACTTTTTAGGCAAAGAAATACATGCAAAATGA
- a CDS encoding DUF1574 domain-containing protein has protein sequence MRSKFLGIGITLLFFLVLEIVVRFTGIHYLEQPEIFFVNLKKNFVESGKGDADIIVLGDSRSMALAGYSKEPGIEYSVYNHSLPAMGPKYYRFFLDKYVKKGNAKPKMILFAASPKLYSTGYGPPLYDPDAKAVKENESVPEYLNRRWNEGIKKNFFRTATPTNIISYSGKQEDANQILWEFFGHRYLHQFTFSELSNQYSGVERLYILSKAMPLLYESYRFHGAIRNALSGTNWKVDKNYKERSLFCEACENVEAGLCKPASSQLEDNRTIEDQITRHFGKYNISNRLKPELVLFSKELIRKELDAELKNPIPYVYRKPDFIVLKELIEYTRSQGIQFGMIYMPWIQEKQESRESKDLLADLKVFFRENPDVGLFFFPDSSYPSERFVDNIHYDCRGEKRVNEEFRNFVLPQVFRFLNSKQKSN, from the coding sequence TTGCGTTCTAAATTTTTAGGAATTGGGATTACCCTCTTATTTTTTTTGGTATTGGAAATTGTGGTTCGATTTACTGGAATCCACTATTTGGAACAACCGGAAATTTTCTTTGTCAATTTAAAGAAAAACTTTGTAGAATCCGGCAAAGGTGACGCCGACATTATTGTGTTAGGTGATTCTCGCTCAATGGCACTTGCGGGATACTCAAAAGAACCAGGCATCGAGTATTCGGTTTATAATCATAGTTTACCGGCCATGGGACCCAAATACTATCGTTTCTTTTTGGATAAGTACGTAAAAAAGGGAAATGCCAAACCAAAAATGATTTTGTTTGCTGCATCACCTAAACTCTATTCGACGGGATATGGCCCGCCACTTTACGATCCAGATGCAAAGGCCGTCAAAGAAAATGAATCAGTTCCTGAATATCTCAATCGAAGATGGAATGAAGGCATAAAAAAGAATTTTTTTCGAACTGCCACTCCTACAAATATCATCAGTTACAGCGGAAAACAAGAAGATGCAAACCAAATCCTTTGGGAGTTTTTTGGGCATCGTTATCTTCACCAATTTACATTTTCCGAATTATCCAATCAGTATTCTGGTGTAGAACGTTTGTACATTCTATCAAAAGCCATGCCGCTTTTATATGAATCATATCGGTTCCATGGTGCCATTCGCAATGCACTTAGTGGAACCAATTGGAAAGTGGACAAAAATTATAAAGAACGATCTCTTTTTTGTGAAGCTTGTGAAAATGTAGAAGCTGGACTTTGTAAACCTGCCTCTTCCCAATTAGAAGACAATCGCACCATCGAAGACCAAATCACACGCCATTTCGGAAAGTATAATATTTCTAACCGATTGAAACCAGAACTTGTTTTGTTTTCGAAAGAGTTGATTCGCAAGGAATTGGATGCAGAACTAAAAAATCCAATTCCTTATGTATACCGCAAACCTGACTTCATTGTTTTAAAAGAACTGATCGAATACACTCGTTCCCAAGGGATCCAATTTGGAATGATCTACATGCCGTGGATTCAGGAAAAACAAGAATCTAGGGAGTCCAAAGACCTTCTTGCCGATCTAAAAGTTTTTTTTAGAGAGAATCCAGATGTCGGACTCTTTTTCTTTCCCGATTCTTCATACCCAAGTGAGAGATTTGTAGATAATATCCATTACGATTGCCGAGGAGAAAAACGGGTAAACGAAGAATTCCGTAATTTTGTTCTTCCTCAAGTGTTTCGTTTTTTAAATTCCAAACAAAAATCCAATTGA